The stretch of DNA TATGGGGGGAAAGGCGGAGAGATGGAGGAAAAAGCAATACAGTCGAAACCCTCTGAAAATCAAATACAATATTCAATATTAGTTCCCTGATTTGAAAGCTTGGTTTCAAATAAGAGAGAGAGcctatattaatatatgtgctAGTGAAACCTAGAAAtgggttttaatttaaaactgcatttttaataattgcagtaaaatacatatttaataacaaaattacCAAGGGtttaaattcctttttaaAGCAAAACTAGTTTTTAAACTTATCCAAAAAGCTATGAACTATTTTATTGTCTTAATGTCTGAACAGACTTTATTGTTTTAGTAAGGGAAGCTCTACCGTAGATGCACTTTTGAGCACCATTTCCCCCTGCTGGCTCGTTAAAGCTGCCTTCAATTGCTGGTTTTTCTCGTAataattttggaatattattaACGCCAGCCGAAAAGCAGCCAACACTATGCCGGTCCTCACCCACCCACGCCTGAACCCACTAAAGTGTAGCATACTTCGGGGTCGCTCATAAATATCAAGCACAAACGTGTGCGAGTGTGTCTGCAAGCTAcgcttttaattaaagaacGCCAGCTTTTAGCTCGATATAATAAACTCAAATATAGACAGACCAGCAGGGCACGAGACAGAGGGAAAAGCAGAAAAGAGCAGGCGAGAAGGAGTTTTATGAATTGCCCTGACAAGCCCGCAGGCCGGCTCCTAGTTCCCCTCCCAGTCCCCAATCCCCGCTTTCCCATATTTTccgtttttccctttttcccacCTCCTATCTGAACCATCAACTCTTGTTacaacatttcaattaaaagttaaacgtgCACGTAATTATGCGGACTACAAGGAAAATGTGTAAGTAATATTCCGCTGGCGCTGACTGAGCGAAAAGCGCATggtgaaaattaattaaccaAAATGCTTAAAGCGAAACAGGAAAAAGCTTTGGTAAAAATTAGgacaaaaaatacgaaaatccCTGCGACCTAAAAAGAAACCTTTTTTCCATGGCCCCgggtttttagttattttattgGGCCAAAACCGCTCGTGCATGTGATTGGTTTTTCGAAGCCGGAGCTTAACCCCGATTTTTTCTCTCACTTTCGGTGAATTAACACCCACAAGAGCCGGAAAAAAAGATGAAAGCAAGACTGTTAATTgataatgtaaaaaaaatgaaattgctcaaaaaataattgagtgcCAGGCAAACACACTTATTCAGTCACAGATCAACCGAACGGAGATGTACAACAGTCTGAGAGGAAACAAGTGGATGAAAACTCCATTTGCACTCGGTGTAACATGTATTCCCAGAAATAATTCCTTAAGTTACATATACAGAGACAGATGGAACGGCAGAAgtgaaaattcaataaaaaaggCAAGAAAGGGAAGCCCAGACTAAATAACAGAAATTGATGGAGCACACATTTGCTCACACACCCACATCTAAAACATGAATTATAAATCAAGAAAAAGAATCTGTTACACAGAAAAATGTTAGCTGTACATGTTTtgcttaatttcaatttaataatttctaaactttaattttgatatatgcaatatttataaatattaatgattaaaaaatacttatacaaaccaatattagaaaatattagaaaatctAAAGACAGATTTATTAgcattttaaaactcaaaagtCTCCCATTTTTGTGCTCTGTAGAATCAGAAAATCAGCATGTGTGACCGAAAGAGACTGGGAACAAAAGGAAGCTGGTGGATTGAACAGCGATTAGGGCAAGCAAACACAAGAATTATGCCAAAATCAACAAGAAGGAACCGACAGAAACAAAGGAAAGAATGGAAACAAGAAACTCAGAGTTGGGTTTCAgaacaaaaaatccaaatcGGGGTCGGGATTTGATAACAGCACTGCAGCAGTAACCAAAAAGCTTGAACATGGCGATGccgaaacacaaaaaattcaTGAGCACCagcaaacaagaaaagaaaacaaaccaAAGATAAGTAAGCAAggggaaaaacggaaaaaattaaaatttgtcgACATCCAAGtcgtaaaaatttaaatatatttatgtgagGCCCACACAAATGTACTGGAATTAATACAGTAAAAACAAGCTTTCAAAGTTTATTCACACGAACAAGATTACTTAAGGTTGGCAAAGTAATTGAAACCAGTTTAggcaaaggaaaggaaaaggaaTTTTATGATAAGTAAATCTAAATAGGACTTTCcagaatttatttaagtaattGAAAATGCAAACTTTCTATTTATACATATGAGTGTAAAATTCTGTGGAAGTTTCGCTAACTAGTAATGATAATAAATGAAGCACTGACatgaagaaaatattaatttgaataggGCAAACACTTTAACAGTAAAAAATGGCAAATCCATACATGAACATTTAAAATGAGTTTAAAAGGCCTAATAAAATCACGTTAACGGATATTTGTTAACagcaaataacaaataataaaaacttttcaaaactaatttttaaccTTCCTCCACCTCATTGAATCTCCACTGTATTTATTTCTAATGATCGCGACCGAGCTTAGCTGTGTTTATCAGCTCACACTTTGCTCTCAACCcacaacagcaaaaaaaagaacaacaatGACGAGACGACCACGTCTCAACCTTCGACAAGCTGGGATGCCAAGTAAAGCCCAAGTTTTAGTTCCAAGTCGACACTCGAGCGGCACACAACTCAACGGAATCAAGTGAAATCCGCAACTTAAAGATGATCATTAAAACCATAGCGATCGTATCGCTTTGCCTGGCCAGCATTCAGGCCTCCAAGGTGGGACCCCCACAGTCCCAGCTGCCAAAGAAACACCTGGTCTGCTACTACGATTCCGCCAGTTTCGTCAAGGAAGGTAAGTGCGCTGAGGTACAGATTTCAATTTGATGTTTTGCACTGTTCAATGTTATGTAACCTCCGCTGGAAGTTGCTAATTAGAAAAGATGAAAACGAAATCGAAAACAATCAAGCAGGCTTATCAACAAACACTTGAAACTCGGTGTGTGTAGTTTATTTGCTATTCAAGTCGGATGTGCGAGAGATAAAGTGGTGCgcaacgaaaataaaaagattatttttgtatttcttagaagatatatatatatatgtattaacCTGACATACCGAAAAAATGTgtataattgtattttaagcaagtaaattttttaaattaaaaaaaattattgtgcGATCAGGGAGAGTCTGGGTTTTTTCCAGTGCCTAGAACCTTCATCCTAATCTCGCAATCCCCTCTTTAATCTAGGTCTGGGCAAACTGGTGATCGATGAACTGGAGCCGGCTCTGCAGTTCTGCGACTATCTCATCTACGGCTACGCCGGGATCGAGCGTGACTCCCACAAGGCGGTGAGCCTGAACCAGCAGCTGGACCTCGACTTGGGCAAGGGACTGTACCGCACGGTGACCCGCTTGAAGCGCAAGTACCCCAACGTCAAGATCCTGCTGAGTGTGGGTGGTGACAAGGACATTGATCTGGACAAGGACGGCAAGGAGCTGCCCAACAAGTACCTGGAGCTGCTGGAGAGCTCCACGGGCCGCACTCGCTTCGTGAACACCGTCTACTCGCTGGTGAAGACCTACGGATTCGACGGCCTGGACGTCGCCTGGCAGTTCCCCAAGAACAAGCCCAAGAAGGTGCACAGCGGCATTGGCAGCCTGTGGAAGGGATTCAAGAAGGTCTTCTCCGGCGACTCGATCGTCGACGAGAAGTCCGAGGAGCACAAGGAGCAGTTCACTGCCCTGCTTCGCGACGTCAAGAATGCCTTCCGCCCGGACAATCTGCTGCTCTCCACCACCGTTCTGCCCAATGTGAACTCGTCTTGTAAGTTTTTCCTTTCAACCAATCCATTTAtgccattttaattattaatctaATCATTATTTTCGCAGTGTTCTACGACATTCCCGCCGTGGTCAACTATCTGGACTTTGTGAACCTGGGTGCCTTCGATTTCTTCACTCCTCAGCGCAATCCCGAAGTGGCCGACTACATTGCTCCCATCTATGAGCTCAGCGAACGCAACCCCGAGTTCAATGTGGCTGCTCAGGTAAAATACTGGCTGCGAAACAACTGCCCCGGCAGCAAGATCAACGTGGGTGTGGCCACCTACGGTCGTCCCTGGAAGCTGACGGATGATTCTGGAGACACCGGTCTTCCCCCGGTCAAGGACGTCAAGGACGAGGCTCCGGTGGGTGGCAACACCCAGGTGGCTGGCATCTACAGCTGGCCGGAGGTGTGCGCCCTGCTGCCGAACCAGAACAACGCCTACTCCAAGGGCGCCAATGCCCCGTTGACCAAGGTTCAGGATCCCGCCAAGCGTTTCGGATCGTATGCCTACAGGGCAGCCGACAAGAAGGGCGACAATGGCATCTGGGTGAGCTTCGAGGATCCCGATACCGCCGCCGATAAGGCCGGCTATGTGCGCACCGAGAACCTCGGAGGAGTGGCCCTCTTCGACTTGTCCTACGACGATTTCCGAGGACTCTGCACCAACGAGAAATACCCCATCCTCCGGGCGGTCAAGTACCGTCTGACCAACTAAAATGGGAGTCCCTTTGATTTACGTTTAATTGACCTTGTGAAAGAAATACCTTATCAAGATATATGTGtcccataaatatttgaaatgtcATAAAGAACCTTAGAACATCTAATGGTTTGAGTTTATGTTTGGCATGACGGGTtcttaatgaaaatatatttgaggTAACTTGTAAGAATATTTGTGAAGGTAATACGAAACCTTATTTAGTCGGCAAACAAAGATTGCTCATTTGTACCTATCCTAAAACCTCCTACAAATTTCTGCACACTTTTTGTTTGAGTCGCTTCTGGTTCCCTTTGTGCATATCTGCCCTCATATACATATCGATTTATGTATGCTCGACATTAATTTCCCCCGTCCTCGCCGTTCATAAATAACACAATAACACGGGGGAATATGTAGGCACTCGCTGTGACTTCTGCGCCCCAGGCTCTTTATGCTCTGATGAATAGCCGAAATCCAATTGACTTTGACAGAAAATACGTAATCTGCTCCATCATTAAAGCAACCAGAGTGGCTGACACCCCCGACCATCGAGTACCCGAAAAGCTGGCAACGAAAGCTCAGAATTGACTGCTCAACATTTGTCATTGGAGCGAGAACGTCGAAAATTTCGCATACGCAGCGTATTACACACTCAAACTCGGCAGCTATATAGCTCTGTGGCATGCACGATTTCACAGCTACAACAGCAACTGGCAGACAAAGGCATAAAAAGGCTCTCGGTAGGGGGAGGGACAACAATCCGAACgaaagaaatgaaatgaaacgtGCAATGGACGAGATGAGAGCAGCTCTATCTTTGGTCCTCCATACCCAACCACTTGCCATCTCTTGGGGTATTAGAAAGCATTTACCTTTCCGCACAGGCCCCATTACACATGCATATATACGGCAGGCCGGAATTGGAAGCGACGAGCCACGGGGCACAgcctaaacaatttttaaaggtaaACTTTGCCCACAATTTTCTATTTACAGCAGGGCTTCCATGGGGCGAACATGAAAAACTTTACTGTGTAAAAGCATGAGCACAAGgcactttaagaaaattacaCGAGATCAACAGTTTAGCGAGAATCTTAAAACTATCTAAGAAACCACTATTTTCTGATGAATTCTACATTTACTAATAGTTTGAAGATTGCTTTATattaatgttattattatttcgccCCCTAAATGCTAATGCCAatcaaatttcaataaattcctAGTTAGACACAAATTCCACTCACGTTCAAGTTATAGAAGTTCTCCTGTATTTTGGCTAAGAGACAAGGGTATACCATTTGtgggtataaaaaaagggaGGAACGGAGAGCGCGTGCTGCGGGGATTTGGCACTTCAGGCATACTCTGCTTTATGTATATTTGGCCTCTCTATGTATAGTTAAACGCTTTGGCCAACATTGCGTATGAGTGCTCCATGTGCGTTTGCGTTTGCCTTTGGCTGCCTTAGGACgcatattgcgcatacgccctaGCCACGCTATCGAATAAGTTTTTACtatagctgctgctgctgccgcttctGCTACTCTTTATACTCAAATAATTGGATTAGTGTTTCAACGCCCTGCACACACAGCAGCCAACTACTCCCCACTCCCCGTCCCCGGGATCTGCTCTATGTGAATTTGTTTGCACCCGTAGTTTCATTCGAGATTTTTTCCCTCGTTGCGTGGATTAGTTTTCACTGCTTTGCCACacagaaaatatatgtatatatatatttaacagcCTGCGGTGTTGTGCCAACGAAGCGAATTAGTTTTCATGTTATTTGCTGtggtttcttaaatatttaaattctaatATTGCTTTGCCCAGGCAAATAAGGTAACTGAGATATACCCAACGatattcttttaaataaacagGATTCACTGTGCTCAACTTAAGAAACTTCTCGAAATGATTAACTGTCCAAGATTTGGAGGGatttttcttttcaaaattggatttgattgatttgctGAAGGAGAGGAAAGCCATTAGCCGCGTCCCCAGCTCTTTTGCAGTTTCAATTCGGGGATTTTACTCtggaaaatagaaatatataaagaGCCAGCTGAAAGCAGCTCAACTTTTACcttggagcagcagcaggacccAGGACCCGCCAAggaaatacaaacaaaagcTGAAGTAGCAACTTTCGAGTGCAGGGGAAATGGCATTGGCCATAAcgaatatgtatttttgattccCCATGCTAgtgttattattgttgctgttgctgtgttGCTCCTCTGCTGCCAACTCGTAACAAGTTAAGCAACTTTGGACAGACATCAGAAGTTGTTGGAAGGATTTTCGTTCAGGCAGCTTTGGGACTGTCAACATCTGTGCCCGCCGGCAGTTGAAAATCCCTGAAAGGGGATGGAGTTTATACATTCTCAGGCTTTGAGCTTTGTTTGTGCCACCTGGCATGGCATAACTCAAACAGATATTAGAAATTAGCAATCGGTTGAGAGGAGAGCTTAAACATTTACTTGGCGCAGCCCCTttaattttcccttttccagCAAGAACTTTTCACTGTCATTTGCAGGGGAAAGCGGAAAATTCTCCGCGTCGGCCATTATCTCCTCCCTTTCGAAGCACACACTCACATGCCATGAGCAACAACATTTATGGGTTCCAGCAGCAGTTGCCTTCCGCAAGTCGGTCGGCAAATTGCCAATGTTGTTGCAGACGGGAAATGCTTTACTTGATTTAGCTGCTAAGTGCAACTTGAGGCGAGGACGGAGACAGAATTTTCCACGCCGCATGTTGCCAGGAAGCAGCAACAATTCCGGCCTGCGCCAGGATTTTTCGGCAACAATCCTGCCATAAATCCCCTTGGCGCTTGTAAAAACAATTATGCCAGATATTTACGCCGCAAAAGGGCGATgcaacagaaacagaagcCCAAGCCAAAGCTGAAGCAGAAACAGACGACGAAAATTTGCTGTTAACatttttggcttttaattgCAGTGTCATGGCCCGCGTTTCGCCTCCTTCTCCGCAGCCATTTGCAATTTGTGGCCTTGCCACaggcggcgtatgcgtaatatatCTGCTCCATGTGCCAGGCATTAAGGCAATTCACACACAAGAATCAAAGGGAGAACAGTGTAATTatgaacttttaattaaagcgttaaacaaataataaaatggaatGTGCATAGCCAGCGGCAATCGTGGATTGCATTTGCGCCAGAAGGTATGCCACGTGAAAAGCGGAAAATGGCTGAGCCAAGAAGGACTTTTCCCCATTCACACGGCGGGCAGCAGCGCAGCTGTCGACGGATCTGAAAACCCATCGACAGTTTCGAATGTCCATTTGCGGAGCTCTTTGCTCCTTTCACAAACCCTTCCGATTTTCTacgtgtgagtgtgtgcgcGGGAGTATCTAATTGCTTGTCAGTGTATGGGAAAAGTTTGTACGTGTTGGGCACAGGCGGTCATAAAATAACCAAACGATTTCTGCGAGTTCGAAAGGATAAGTGGATATTGAAAAAAGGTGGGGAAATAAGTGTTACTTTCCAGCGAACGTTGAAATAAATTCAGCATCCTATAAGGttgcgaaataaataaactgaTTAAATATCGGAAAGTGCTAGATCAAAAATCTTTTACGAACAAGAAGTATTTCGGTCTCTATTTTAATTGCTCAATGCACTCTAAAAACCCCCTAGTCCTTTAATAAGCTAGTAATAGTGAAGCTGCCGCTTTTCTTAATGTAAACCTTAAGAATCCCCGTTTTTACGgttataacttttattgctCTTTAAAAATTCTGGAATGCTTTACGGCTATCCGGCACTATCCACCCATAAACATGACTAACCAAGGCTATAAGTTTGGCTTTAGCTACGGCCCAACTGGAGCGAACATACATAAATTTGCAAGCTCATCTGCGCGAAGGAAACGACTCTTAGTTCTAATAGCTCATATTGCAAACGACACTTTTGTGGCCTGTACGTGTGAATGGGTGTTTGTTTCCATTTCCCTCTTCGGCCCTGGCACGTGAATGTGTGTTTGCATTGACAGCCGCATTCCCTTTTCACGGCAAACATTCAGTTTTTGTAGTCACGTTCTAGCGCTTTAAGCGGCTTCATGTTTTTGGCATTCCAATGGGAAAAAACTCCCCAAACGGGGTTAGGGCACAAAGTTGGAGGATGGGGTTGAAACCCTGGTAACCATGGCGTAAAACAAACATAACTAAAAGCAAATACAACGGTATAAATAGCCACGTATGTTTAAGTCAACCGCACAAAAACCGCTCATTTCGAGGGGGATATTATATCCTTTGTGGTACACAGAAAGAAACTATTAATTGAAATACGTTTTTACAAGTTACAAAAAGAATGGAAatataaatcttttaaaagaCTATTTCTGGTAAGTCAGAAGCTAACTAActgtacatttttaaaaaatgttccatAATATCCTTTTAAAACAGATTTCAAGTTtacttaagttttaagtttactTACATTATGCCGCTTCCTTTCACGTTCGGGAACCCCGTGCCAACTGAACTGCAGATTCCAATCGAATCCCCCGACGTTAACTCCACTAGAATCTCGATAATGGTACTCAAGAGTCTCATCACTAATGACATCAATAACTGGACATACGACAGTGGTGGCGTTGCGGGCAATGCGGTCCAAAAGGGGCTCAAGCCATCctgcaaaaggatatcaatTAATAACGCTAAATGACACAAGCTAGCCCTCAAAAAGATCAAAAATGTTCATTTACAGTCTAGCTTAATTGCTTTTCCGCAAATCAATGAACGAGagagaaaaatgtatttccttTGTGCccattttgtttacttttcagCAATCAGTTGCCAAGTTGCCCAATAAACTAAATTGATTGCCTTTTCCGTAGGTTTACTTATCGCTCTTCACCAGCTTAATAAAGGAGAAAATGCGAggcaaaaacagaaacagagtCGGCCTAATACCGAAGATTAAGTGATTTTTCCAGAGCTGGGATCTTGTTTTATTGG from Drosophila takahashii strain IR98-3 E-12201 chromosome 2R, DtakHiC1v2, whole genome shotgun sequence encodes:
- the Idgf6 gene encoding imaginal disk growth factor 6, with amino-acid sequence MIIKTIAIVSLCLASIQASKVGPPQSQLPKKHLVCYYDSASFVKEGLGKLVIDELEPALQFCDYLIYGYAGIERDSHKAVSLNQQLDLDLGKGLYRTVTRLKRKYPNVKILLSVGGDKDIDLDKDGKELPNKYLELLESSTGRTRFVNTVYSLVKTYGFDGLDVAWQFPKNKPKKVHSGIGSLWKGFKKVFSGDSIVDEKSEEHKEQFTALLRDVKNAFRPDNLLLSTTVLPNVNSSLFYDIPAVVNYLDFVNLGAFDFFTPQRNPEVADYIAPIYELSERNPEFNVAAQVKYWLRNNCPGSKINVGVATYGRPWKLTDDSGDTGLPPVKDVKDEAPVGGNTQVAGIYSWPEVCALLPNQNNAYSKGANAPLTKVQDPAKRFGSYAYRAADKKGDNGIWVSFEDPDTAADKAGYVRTENLGGVALFDLSYDDFRGLCTNEKYPILRAVKYRLTN